CGCGTTATGACaccacgacacgacactCACATTACATGTACTTGTACCGTAGCACATCCATGATCATGACAAGGCTCCACCAGCTGCACCCAGCACACCATTATGGCCCTCGAGGCTGTCACCGTGCCTGCTTTcccacgctcgctcgccggcagcctccacctccaccaacGTGTCCACCAAACCCGACTTGATCTCCCTCCCAGTCCCCCCAATCACCCCAATACCAGCGACTCGCCGGcatgctcctcctcctcgccgcagCACTAGCAGCATTAATAGCGGCGCTTTCCCTGCGCCTCCGCGCAGTCCTGCCAagcggcacgccgccaccccgccgcaccacccccgcgcgGCTGGGTGTGTTCCTCGGCTCAGGCGGCCACACGGGCGAGATGCGCTCCCTGTTGTCCGTGCTCGATGGGAAGCGCTACGCGCCGAGGGTGTACGTCTACGGCGCGGGGGACGAGATGAGCCTGcgtgctgtcgtcgaggtggagggcgcgctgggcgggacTACGAGCGGGGCGTGTACGCTGCTCGCGTTGCCGAGGGTGTgcgcggtgggcgagggAAGGCCCTCGGGTGTCCGCGTCGAAAacgctcgccatcgcgctGTGATATACGTTTGTGCTGACGTTATTGCAGCGTCCCAGTACGCCTTGGGTCGACGTGCTCCTCAATGGGCCGGGCAcggccgtcgtcctcgtcgccgtcgcccgccggGTGGGTGCACGCAGTGgccgcgctgacgccagatccTCGGCCTGTCGTACACGTGCATTATTTACGTCGAGTCTTTTGCGCGTGTCAAGACGCTGTCGCTT
The sequence above is a segment of the Vanrija pseudolonga chromosome 8, complete sequence genome. Coding sequences within it:
- the ALG14_1 gene encoding UDP-N-acetylglucosamine transferase subunit ALG14, whose amino-acid sequence is MLLLLAAALAALIAALSLRLRAVLPSGTPPPRRTTPARLGVFLGSGGHTGEMRSLLSVLDGKRYAPRVYVYGAGDEMSLRAVVEVEGALGGTTSGACTLLALPRVTPWVDVLLNGPGTAVVLVAVARRILGLSYTCIIYVESFARVKTLSLSGKLLRPFVDTFVVQWPDASGPGATKANAADADSRSRPSSGVTYRGFLV